One Aphidius gifuensis isolate YNYX2018 linkage group LG5, ASM1490517v1, whole genome shotgun sequence genomic region harbors:
- the LOC122857270 gene encoding protein retinal degeneration B isoform X3, which translates to MLIKEYRIPLPLTVEEYRIAQLYMIAKKSREESKGVGSGVEIIDNEPYTDGPGGSGQYTHKIYHVGSHLPGWFKSLLPKSALTAKEEAWNSYPYTKTRYTCPFVEKFSVEIETYYYPDNGHQDNVFKLSGSDLRNRIVDVIDIVKDQLYGADYVKEEDPKDFISEKTKRGPLYENWLDDYWTEVKDKKQPTSSGKSLMCAYKLCRVEFRYWGMQTKLEKFIHDVALRKTMVRAHRQAWAWQDEWIGLTMDDIREIEKQTQTMLKRKMAAVEAGELIDDLNDNYDDNTNSSITPQDKDVAKTLAATLGSIEKNEDPQSPLSIRKTSDVPIVNTIIDSEGDATPDDSPTTLLPPKTDDKFDNKKNWKRNSQTAHSPNTTKGFDVQMANWRMESIVRESESSDDEYFDCEEDFGDDTSLAKWSSLDILNEKDDAPVVTLNKQDDSIFSPSYFQRVASERNPRKLHIRASASIDMSCPASPQHSPTHQPCRTTVLLIVMHAGSVLDANVDLTAKKSDVTTFRGAFESVMRQHYPTMVGHIAIRFVSCPSICTEGLGILSSLSPYSFDVSPSCIDTPQVTHDTIPIGAIPMLATSTPDYQDSITKVINSANQIYSDFIKCDEGKGFAGQISFIGDSVGSILAYDALCRTTNSQSRHDSENSILDNDNQQIINNNDIGDDGKHLTAPIPRRRSSSTSEGGHTQQCKLDFDVFEFFMFGSPLSLVLAYRKISTNGDKNYSICRPIVNQVYNLFHPTDPVAARLEPLISARFSHLPPVNVARYQKYPLGNGQPYHLLEAIQTNPQFFCESLNAPNTSLQHLRRMSDISIQSTMSGLIDNVPFHTVSTLSQKWWGNKRLDYALYCPDGLTNFPTNALPHLFHASYWESSDVIAFILRQIGRFDLPMLGGEEKELASFRPGQPREKWNKKRTSVKLKNVAANHRANDVIVREGAPQILIARFMYSPIDVIALTGEKVDIHVMKDAPGGEWTYITTEITDKNGRITYKIPDDKALSYGLYPIKMVVRGDHTSVDFFMAVIPPNTECVVFSIDGSFTASMSVTGRDPKVRAGAVDVARHWQELGYLIIYITARPDMQQQKVVSWLSQHNFPHGLVSFADGLSTDPLGHKTAYLNNLIQEHGVIIHHAYGSAKDINVYTAINLKQKQIIIIGKVSKKQQSYATILTDGYAAHLTQLQSHGGSRPAQGNARMVIPRGQFGLPGLNSSLRRRRYLLCEDKL; encoded by the exons ATGTTGATAAAAGAATACAGGATTCCATTACCTTTGACTGTTGAGGAATACAGAATAGCTCAACTTTATATGATAGcg aaaaaatcaagAGAAGAGAGTAAAGGCGTTGGCTCTGgtgttgaaataattgataatgagCCATATACTGATGGACCAGGTGGTTCTGGTCAATATacacataaaatatatcatgttGGTAGTCATTTACCTGGTTggtttaaaagtttattaccAAAATCAGCATTAACTGCTAAAGAAGAAGCATGGAATTCATATCCATATACTAAAACAAGATATACATGtccatttgttgaaaaattttcagttgaAATTGAAACATATTATTATCCTGATAATGGACATCAAgataatgtatttaaattatctggTAGTGATTTACGTAATAGaattgttgatgttattgatattgttaaaGATCAACTTTATGGTGCTGATTATGTTAAAGAAGAAGATCCAAAAGATTTTATATctgaaaaaactaaaagaggtccattatatgaaaattggCTTGATGATTATTGGACTGaagttaaagataaaaaacaacCAACATCAAGTGGTAAATCATTAATGTGTGCATATAAATTATGTCGTGTTGAATTTCGTTATTGGGGTATGCAaacaaaacttgaaaaatttattcatgatGTTGCATTAAGAAAAACAATGGTACGTGCACATAGACAAGCATGGGCATGGCAAGATGAATGGATTGGTTTAACAATGGATGATATAcgtgaaattgaaaaacaaacacaaacaatgttaaaaagaaaaatggctGCTGTTGAAGCTGgtgaattaattgatgatttaaatgataattatgatgataatacaaatTCAAGTATAACACCACAAGATAAAGATGTTGCTAAAACACTTGCAGCAACACTTGgtagtattgaaaaaaatgaagatcCACAATCACCATtatcaattagaaaaacatCTGATGTACCAATTGttaatacaattattgattCTGAAGGTGATGCAACACCTGATGATTCACCAACAACACTACTTCCAccaaa aactgatgataaatttgataacaaaaaaaattggaaaagaAATAGTCAAACAGCACATTCACCAAATACAACAAAAGGTTTTGATGTACAAATGGCTAATTGGCGAATGGAAAGTATCGTCCGTGAATCAGAATCTAGTGATGATGAATATTTCGATTGTGAag aagaTTTTGGAGATGATACGTCACTTGCTAAATGGAGCTCATTGGatatattgaatgaaaaagaTGATGCACCAGTAGtaacattaaataaacaagatgACAGTATATTTTCACCGTCATATTTTCAACGTGTTGCAAGTGAAAGAAATCCAAGAAAATTACATATACGTGCATCAGCAAGTATTGATATGTCATGTCCAGCATCACCTCAACATTCACCAACTCATCAACCATGTAGAACAacagtattattaattgtaatgcATGCTGGTAGTGTACTTGATGCAAATGTTGATTTAACAGCTAAAAAATCAGATGTAACAACATTTAGAGGTGCATTTGAATCAGTTATGAGACAACATTATCCAACAATGGTTGGACATATTGCAATAAGATTTGTATCATGTCCATCAATATGTACTGAAGGTCTTGGTATATTATCAAGTTTAAGTCCATATAGTTTTGATGTATCACCATCATGTATTGATACACCACAAGTAACACATGATACAATACCAATTGGTGCAATACCAATGCTTGCAACATCAACACCAGATTATCAAGATTcaataacaaaagttataaatagtgctaatcaaatatattcagattttataaaatgtgaTGAAGGTAAAGGTTTTGCTGgacaaatatcatttattggtGATTCAGTTGGTTCAATATTAGCATATGATGCATTATGTAGAACAACAAATTCACAATCACGTCATGATAGTGAAAATAGTATACTTGATAATGACaatcaacaaattataaataataatgatattggtGATGATGGTAAACATTTAACAGCACCAATACCAAGAAGaagatcatcatcaacaagtgAAGGAGGACATACACAACAATGTAAATTAGattttgatgtttttgaattttttatgtttggtAGTCCATTATCACTTGTATTGGCatacagaaaaatatcaacaaatggagataaaaattattcaatatgtCGACCAATTGTTAAtcaagtttataatttatttcatccaACTGATCCAGTTGCTGCTAGATTAGAACCACTTATATCAGCAAGATTTTCACATTTACCACCAGTTAATGTTGCTAGATATCAAAAATATCCACTTGGTAATGGACAACCTTATCATTTAc ttgaagCTATTCAAACAAatccacaatttttttgtgaaagcTTGAATGCACCAAATACATCGCTTCAACATCTACGACGAATGTCAGATATATCGATTCAAAGTACAATGTCTGGCCTTATTGACAATGTTCCATTTCACACTGTATCAACAT taAGTCAAAAATGGTGGGGTAATAAAAGACTTGATTATGCATTATATTGTCCTGATGGTTTAACAAATTTTCCAACAAATGCATTACCACATTTATTTCATGCAAGTTATTGGGAATCATCAGATGTTATTGCATTTATATTACGACAAATTGGAAGATTTGATTTACCAATGCTTGGTGGTGAAGAAAAAGAACTAGCATCATTTCGTCCAGGTCAACCACGTgaaaaatggaataaaaaacgtacatcagttaaattaaaaaatgtagcaGCAAATCATCGTGCAAATGATGTTATTGTACGTGAAGGTGCACCACAAATATTAATAGCACGTTTTATGTATAGTCCAATTGATGTTATTGCATTAACTGgtgaaaaagttgatatacaTGTTATGAAAGATGCACCTGGTGGTGAATGGACATATATTACAACTGAAATAACAGATAAAAATGGTAGAATAACATATAAAATACCAGATGATAAAGCATTATCATATGGTTTATATCCAATTAAAATGGTTGTACGTGGTGATCATACatctgttgatttttttatggCTGTTATACCACCAAATACAGAATGTGTTGTATTTAGTATTGATGGTTCATTTACAGCAAGTATGTCTGTTACTGGTAGAGATCCAAAAGTACGTGCTGGTGCTGTTGATGTTGCACGTCATTGGCAAGAATTaggatatttaataatatatattacagcAAGACCAGATATGCAACAACAAAAAGTTGTATCATGGTTATCACAACATAATTTTCCACATGGTCTTGTATCATTTGCTGATGGTTTATCAACTGATCCACTTGGTCATAAAACagcatatttaaataatttaatacaagAACATGGTGTTATAATACATCATGCATATGGTTCAGCAAAAGATATTAATGTTTATAcagcaattaatttaaaacaaaaacaaattattattattggaaaagtatcaaaaaaacaacaatcatATGCAACAATATTAACTGATGGTTATGCGGCACATTTAACACAATTACAATCACATGGTGGATCAAGACCAGCACAGGGTAATGCTAGAATGGTTATACCAAGAGGACAATTTGGATTACCTGGTTTAAATTCATCACTACGACGAAGAAg GTATCTACTGTGCGAggataaattgtaa